The following coding sequences lie in one Sphingomonas sp. M1-B02 genomic window:
- a CDS encoding GNAT family N-acetyltransferase, with amino-acid sequence MTKPMPLDSFTRLPPAVAVDCVDGLAASLDSVAARAAPSHRFLRYGWYEAALKAYGGAARTLTVAREGEAMAAMPIVAVGPARLGLAAVPGSYWPFRSFPVRSDAGLEVGEALLARLGREARVLRLGPVYDGDPGLELLKAAAKAKGWALIDRYMAESYLLDIDALRAEGGWPRNSTLRKNRFHEKHLASHGALDWGFVSGAAWNAESFDALAAIEEKSWIAAKTDGSDAKFTRTGHGAFWRAAAADPVVAEMMWAALLRVDGEPAAFSFDLNAGALKYAVANSYDPAFAKHSPGKLLYYRNLVRGIEDGIASVDWGAGDSGYKSVIGATRGPAIRDWLFVRPGVSAIAAKALGGLWRRGGRAPTE; translated from the coding sequence ATGACCAAGCCAATGCCGCTCGATAGCTTTACGCGCCTGCCGCCCGCCGTGGCGGTGGACTGTGTCGACGGGCTCGCGGCGAGCCTGGACAGCGTGGCGGCGCGTGCGGCGCCGTCGCACCGGTTCCTGCGCTACGGCTGGTATGAGGCGGCGCTCAAGGCCTATGGCGGCGCGGCGCGGACGCTGACCGTGGCCCGCGAAGGCGAGGCGATGGCGGCGATGCCGATCGTGGCGGTGGGGCCGGCGCGACTCGGCCTGGCGGCGGTGCCGGGCAGCTATTGGCCGTTCCGCAGCTTTCCGGTGCGCAGCGATGCCGGACTCGAAGTCGGCGAAGCGCTGCTGGCGCGGCTGGGGCGCGAGGCGCGGGTGCTGCGGCTGGGGCCGGTCTATGACGGGGATCCGGGGCTCGAACTGCTCAAGGCCGCGGCGAAGGCCAAGGGCTGGGCGCTGATCGACCGCTATATGGCCGAAAGCTACCTGCTCGATATCGACGCGCTGCGGGCGGAGGGCGGCTGGCCGCGCAACTCGACGCTGCGCAAGAACCGCTTCCACGAAAAGCATCTCGCGAGCCATGGCGCGCTCGACTGGGGGTTCGTGTCGGGCGCGGCGTGGAACGCGGAAAGCTTCGATGCATTGGCGGCGATCGAGGAGAAGAGCTGGATCGCGGCGAAGACCGACGGATCGGACGCCAAGTTCACCCGCACCGGCCATGGCGCCTTCTGGCGCGCGGCGGCCGCGGATCCGGTGGTGGCGGAAATGATGTGGGCGGCGCTGCTGCGCGTCGACGGCGAGCCCGCGGCTTTCTCGTTCGATCTCAATGCGGGCGCGCTGAAATATGCGGTCGCCAACAGCTACGACCCCGCCTTCGCCAAGCATTCGCCGGGCAAATTGCTATATTATCGCAATCTGGTGCGCGGCATCGAGGACGGCATCGCCAGCGTCGACTGGGGCGCGGGGGACAGCGGCTATAAGAGCGTGATCGGCGCGACACGGGGCCCCGCGATCCGCGACTGGCTGTTCGTGCGACCGGGGGTGTCGGCGATCGCGGCAAAAGCGCTGGGCGGCCTGTGGCGGCGCGGCGGGCGCGCGCCGACCGAATAG
- a CDS encoding DUF4345 domain-containing protein encodes MSPALEKRLLQIAIVAVVLVFPLMGSVMGIAAGPEWLRGDGASRDLDSHFRYLSGLLLAMSLLFLSCVPDIEQKGARMRLLAIFPIVGGLCRLWSLIDIGPPSNTHIMALCVELGVVPLFVLWQARVAGRFAR; translated from the coding sequence ATGAGCCCCGCGCTCGAGAAGCGCCTGCTCCAGATCGCGATCGTCGCGGTCGTACTGGTCTTTCCGCTGATGGGATCGGTGATGGGGATCGCCGCGGGCCCGGAATGGCTCCGCGGCGACGGCGCGAGCCGCGATCTCGATAGCCATTTCCGCTATCTTTCGGGGCTGCTGCTGGCGATGTCGCTGCTGTTCCTCAGCTGCGTGCCCGACATCGAGCAAAAGGGCGCCCGCATGCGCCTGCTCGCCATCTTCCCGATCGTCGGCGGGCTATGCCGGCTCTGGTCGCTGATCGACATCGGCCCGCCCTCGAACACGCATATCATGGCGCTGTGCGTCGAACTGGGCGTGGTCCCGCTGTTCGTGCTGTGGCAGGCGCGCGTCGCCGGCCGCTTCGCACGCTAA
- the chrA gene encoding chromate efflux transporter, giving the protein MSDFAPPPFSELVRVSARIGWLSFGGPAGQIALMHRELVDERKWISEAHFLHALNFCHLLPGPEAQQLATYIGWKLHGVRGGLAAGLLFVVPGALVMLALAAAYISAAQLGWFAALFLGVKAAVIAIVLQALLRVGGRALTTNFKRGIALVAFLALFLFSAPFPLVVLGAGVIGALAPAEWLGVKDGRSEPPGPRPRLWKTLATVIAWGAVWAAPMLLVLLLLGREHVLWEIGIFFSQLAVVTFGGAYAVLAYMAQEAVQTHGWLSAGEMADGLGLAETTPGPLILVTQFVGFLAGWREGGVLGSWGGGIAGAALTTWVTFAPCFLWIFAFAPWIDRLQSATRLKGGLAALTAAVVGVIANLSVWFAIHVLFARVDELRAGPLRVGVPDWASFEWRAGLLAAVAGVLLMRFNLSVLTVLAIAAAGGLALSFVA; this is encoded by the coding sequence ATGTCCGACTTCGCTCCGCCACCGTTTTCCGAACTCGTCCGCGTTTCGGCGCGGATCGGCTGGCTGAGCTTCGGTGGGCCGGCGGGCCAGATCGCGCTGATGCACCGCGAGCTGGTCGACGAGCGCAAATGGATCAGCGAGGCGCATTTCCTCCACGCGCTCAATTTCTGCCATCTGCTGCCGGGGCCCGAGGCGCAGCAGCTCGCTACCTATATCGGCTGGAAGCTGCACGGCGTGCGCGGCGGGCTGGCGGCGGGGCTGCTGTTCGTTGTGCCGGGCGCGCTGGTGATGCTGGCGCTGGCGGCGGCCTATATCAGCGCGGCGCAGCTCGGCTGGTTCGCGGCGCTGTTCCTGGGGGTTAAGGCGGCGGTGATCGCGATCGTCCTGCAGGCGCTGCTGCGCGTCGGCGGGCGGGCGCTGACGACCAATTTCAAGCGCGGAATCGCGCTGGTCGCCTTCCTGGCGCTGTTCCTGTTTTCCGCACCCTTTCCGCTGGTGGTGCTGGGGGCGGGGGTGATCGGCGCGCTTGCGCCGGCGGAATGGCTGGGGGTGAAGGACGGGCGGAGCGAGCCGCCGGGGCCGCGGCCGCGCTTGTGGAAGACCCTGGCCACGGTGATCGCCTGGGGCGCGGTGTGGGCGGCGCCGATGCTGCTGGTGCTGCTGCTGTTGGGGCGCGAGCATGTGTTGTGGGAGATTGGCATCTTCTTCTCGCAGCTGGCGGTGGTCACCTTCGGCGGCGCCTATGCGGTGCTGGCCTATATGGCGCAGGAGGCGGTGCAGACGCATGGCTGGCTGAGCGCGGGCGAGATGGCCGACGGGCTGGGGCTGGCCGAGACGACGCCGGGACCGCTGATCCTGGTGACGCAATTCGTCGGCTTCCTGGCCGGGTGGCGCGAGGGCGGCGTGCTGGGCAGCTGGGGCGGCGGCATCGCCGGCGCGGCTTTGACCACCTGGGTGACCTTCGCGCCCTGTTTCCTGTGGATCTTCGCCTTCGCGCCGTGGATCGACCGGCTGCAATCGGCGACCCGGCTCAAGGGCGGGCTGGCGGCGCTGACCGCGGCGGTGGTCGGCGTGATCGCCAATCTCTCCGTCTGGTTCGCGATCCATGTGCTGTTCGCGCGGGTCGACGAGCTGCGCGCCGGGCCGCTGCGGGTGGGGGTGCCCGACTGGGCGAGCTTCGAGTGGCGTGCGGGATTGCTGGCGGCGGTCGCAGGCGTGCTGCTGATGCGCTTCAATCTGAGCGTGCTGACGGTGTTGGCGATCGCCGCGGCGGGCGGACTGGCGCTTTCATTCGTGGCTTGA
- a CDS encoding DUF2721 domain-containing protein yields the protein MGPYLSTVSETIQTAIAPVFLLAGIGAILNVMVGRLARIVDRARGLEQLHPRSTGPEHDRHVWELRLIDRRISVINMAIFLCVASALATCFVVALMFVSRLFALHVGAVVAVAFVVAMLLLMVGLVYFLFEVRMSLGAIHVRQELLELDKK from the coding sequence ATGGGTCCCTATCTCTCCACGGTATCGGAAACGATCCAGACCGCGATCGCGCCGGTCTTCCTGCTGGCCGGGATCGGTGCGATCCTCAACGTCATGGTCGGCCGGCTGGCGCGCATCGTCGATCGCGCGCGCGGGCTCGAACAGCTCCATCCCCGCTCCACCGGTCCCGAGCATGATCGCCACGTCTGGGAGCTGCGCCTGATCGATCGCCGCATCTCGGTGATCAACATGGCGATCTTCCTGTGCGTCGCGAGCGCGCTGGCGACCTGCTTCGTGGTGGCGCTGATGTTCGTCTCGCGGCTGTTCGCGCTCCATGTCGGTGCAGTGGTCGCGGTCGCCTTCGTCGTCGCCATGCTGCTGCTGATGGTCGGACTCGTCTATTTCCTGTTCGAGGTCCGCATGTCGCTCGGCGCGATCCACGTCCGCCAGGAACTGCTCGAGCTCGACAAGAAATGA
- a CDS encoding amidase produces the protein MRHLGFLVLLLTTAPAAAQNGVAREMPAAAAAVSEKSIDELRAMIASGASSSEQLTKAYLDRIALLDRSGPMLRSVIATSPDALEQARASDARRRAGKPLGPLDGVPVLIKDNIETKELPTTAGSLALKDNHTRRDAPVVALLRAQGAVILGKTNLSEWANIRSSKSMSGWSVVGGLVRNPYALDRSSCGSSSGSGAAVAASLAAVAVGTETDGSVVCPAAMNGLVGLKPTIGLVSRTHVVPISHSQDTPGPMGRSVKDVALLFSGMIGADPADATTAAADRHRRDYAAGLSAEGLKGMRIGYWRPEMADDLGVAFDAALAQLRAAGATVVEVKMPKLDGLGDAEFLVLKAELKADLDAYLATTPASVKTRTLAQVIAFNDANKAAEMPFFGQEIFLDAEKTKGLADPDYKAAREKSLRLAKQGLDEMMKAAGAQILVTPTYGTPWLSDPAHGDQFSGPSASELPAVSGYPHLTVPMGLVDGLPAGLSFIGAAFSDGLLLRAGYAYEQQAKARVAPSFAPTIAVDLGPRGIR, from the coding sequence ATGCGACATTTGGGATTTCTGGTACTGTTGCTGACGACCGCGCCGGCGGCGGCGCAGAATGGGGTGGCCCGGGAAATGCCGGCCGCCGCCGCCGCCGTGAGCGAGAAATCGATCGACGAACTGCGCGCGATGATCGCCTCGGGCGCATCGTCGAGCGAGCAGCTGACCAAAGCCTATCTCGATCGGATTGCGCTGCTCGACCGCAGCGGCCCGATGCTGCGTTCGGTGATCGCCACCTCGCCCGACGCGCTGGAGCAGGCGCGCGCGAGCGATGCGCGGCGCAGGGCGGGCAAGCCGCTCGGGCCGCTCGACGGCGTGCCGGTGCTGATCAAGGACAATATCGAGACGAAGGAGCTGCCGACCACCGCGGGCAGCCTGGCGCTCAAGGACAATCACACCAGGCGCGACGCGCCCGTGGTGGCGCTGCTGCGTGCGCAGGGCGCGGTGATCCTCGGCAAGACCAACCTTTCCGAATGGGCGAACATCCGATCGAGCAAGTCGATGAGCGGCTGGAGCGTGGTGGGCGGGCTGGTGCGCAATCCCTATGCGCTCGATCGCTCGTCCTGCGGCTCTTCGAGCGGATCGGGCGCGGCGGTGGCGGCGAGCCTGGCGGCGGTCGCGGTGGGGACCGAGACCGACGGATCGGTGGTGTGCCCCGCGGCGATGAACGGGCTGGTGGGGCTGAAGCCGACGATCGGGCTGGTCAGCCGCACGCATGTCGTGCCGATCAGTCATAGCCAGGATACGCCGGGGCCGATGGGGCGCAGCGTCAAGGATGTGGCGTTGCTGTTTTCGGGGATGATCGGGGCCGATCCGGCGGATGCGACGACGGCGGCGGCGGACAGGCATCGCCGCGACTATGCCGCGGGGCTTTCGGCCGAGGGCTTGAAGGGCATGCGAATCGGCTATTGGCGGCCCGAGATGGCCGACGATCTGGGCGTGGCGTTCGACGCCGCGCTGGCGCAGCTGCGCGCCGCCGGGGCGACCGTGGTCGAGGTGAAGATGCCCAAGCTCGACGGGCTGGGGGACGCCGAGTTCCTGGTGCTCAAGGCGGAATTGAAGGCCGATCTGGACGCCTATCTGGCGACCACCCCGGCGAGCGTGAAGACGCGGACGCTGGCGCAGGTGATCGCGTTCAACGACGCCAACAAGGCGGCGGAAATGCCCTTTTTCGGGCAGGAAATCTTCCTCGACGCCGAAAAGACCAAGGGGCTCGCCGATCCCGACTATAAGGCGGCGCGCGAGAAATCGCTGCGGCTGGCGAAGCAGGGGCTCGATGAGATGATGAAGGCTGCCGGCGCGCAAATCCTGGTGACGCCGACCTATGGCACGCCCTGGCTGAGCGATCCGGCGCATGGCGACCAGTTCAGCGGCCCGTCGGCGAGCGAGCTGCCGGCGGTGTCGGGCTATCCGCATCTGACCGTGCCGATGGGGCTGGTCGACGGTCTTCCCGCCGGCCTGTCGTTCATCGGCGCGGCATTTTCGGACGGGCTGCTGCTGCGCGCGGGCTATGCCTATGAGCAGCAGGCCAAGGCACGGGTGGCGCCGAGCTTCGCGCCGACGATCGCGGTGGATCTGGGGCCGCGGGGGATCCGCTAG
- the glf gene encoding UDP-galactopyranose mutase, with translation MQRLSSAASFHSIRGAEATLICFSHLRWNFVFQRPQHVMSRFARTGRVLYWEEQILVEGADAPRLHVSICPDTGVVVLVPHLRAEDDRASDESTLRRLLDQALEGTRAPLIRWYYTPMMLPFSEHVLSDCVVYDCMDELANFKNAPPELIPLETRLFERADLVFTGGYSLYEAKRDRHPNIHPFPSSVETAHFAAARKAGSEPVDQIALPRPRFGFYGVVDERMDLQLLAAIADARPDWSIVIVGPVVKISEADLPQRANLHFLGGKQYAELPDYLRGWDVALMPFAINEATRFISPTKTPEYLAAGRPVVSTPIKDVIRHYGDVGAVHIAGDTPAFIAACDAALAQSRSRDWWPEVDALLAEGSWDRTQGRMADLVENVIAEASRVQPIVSPTRWPTEAPQRYDVMIVGAGFAGAVMAERLASQSNKKVLVVDRRPHIGGNAFDHLDEAGILIHKYGPHIFHTNSAQIVDYLSQFTEWRAYEHRVLADVGDGKLVPMPINRTTLNLLYDANLKTDEDAAAFLADRAEPVDVVRTSADVVISAVGRELYETFFQGYTRKQWGMDPSELDKSVTARVPTRTNIDDRYFTDTFQQMPAEGYTRMFERMLDHPNIDLLLGVDYLDVRSAYPHAHLVFTGPIDEYFDHRYGKLPYRSLRFEHRNVDQAKFQDVAVVNYPQESVAYTRVTEYKHMTGQEASSTSLTYEYPAAEGDPYYPIPREENQALFKRYEALALAESNVTFVGRLATYRYYNMDQVVGQALATYRRLAEKLDAPALEMAPPETAAAA, from the coding sequence ATGCAGCGTCTTTCTTCGGCAGCGTCATTTCATTCGATCCGCGGTGCCGAGGCGACGCTGATCTGCTTCAGCCATCTGCGCTGGAACTTCGTTTTTCAACGGCCGCAACATGTGATGAGCCGCTTCGCGCGGACCGGCCGCGTCCTGTATTGGGAAGAGCAGATCCTGGTCGAGGGCGCCGATGCGCCGCGGCTGCACGTCTCGATCTGCCCGGATACCGGCGTCGTAGTACTGGTGCCGCATCTGCGCGCGGAGGATGACCGCGCGAGCGACGAGTCGACGCTTCGCCGGCTGCTCGATCAGGCGCTTGAAGGCACCAGGGCGCCGCTGATCCGCTGGTATTATACGCCGATGATGCTGCCGTTTTCGGAGCATGTCCTCAGTGACTGCGTCGTCTATGATTGCATGGACGAGCTCGCCAATTTCAAGAACGCCCCGCCCGAGCTGATCCCGCTCGAGACGCGGCTGTTCGAGCGTGCCGACCTCGTCTTCACCGGCGGCTACAGCCTCTATGAGGCGAAGCGCGACCGCCACCCGAACATCCACCCCTTCCCCTCCAGCGTGGAGACCGCGCATTTCGCAGCCGCGCGCAAGGCGGGCAGCGAGCCGGTCGACCAGATCGCGCTGCCCCGCCCCCGCTTCGGCTTCTACGGCGTCGTCGACGAGCGGATGGACCTCCAATTGCTGGCCGCCATCGCCGATGCGCGCCCCGATTGGTCGATCGTGATCGTGGGTCCCGTTGTGAAGATCAGCGAGGCCGACCTGCCCCAGCGCGCCAACCTCCATTTCCTCGGCGGCAAGCAATATGCCGAGCTGCCCGACTATCTGCGCGGCTGGGACGTCGCGTTGATGCCCTTCGCGATCAACGAGGCGACGCGTTTCATCAGCCCCACCAAGACGCCCGAATATCTGGCTGCCGGACGCCCGGTCGTATCGACGCCGATCAAGGACGTGATCCGCCATTATGGCGATGTCGGCGCGGTCCACATCGCCGGCGACACCCCTGCCTTCATCGCCGCTTGCGATGCGGCGCTCGCCCAATCGCGCAGCCGGGATTGGTGGCCCGAAGTCGATGCGCTGCTCGCCGAGGGCAGCTGGGATCGCACCCAGGGCCGGATGGCCGATCTGGTCGAGAATGTCATTGCCGAGGCAAGCCGCGTCCAGCCGATCGTCTCGCCCACCCGCTGGCCGACCGAAGCGCCGCAGCGCTATGACGTGATGATCGTCGGCGCCGGCTTCGCGGGCGCGGTGATGGCCGAGCGGCTGGCGTCGCAGTCGAACAAGAAGGTGCTGGTGGTCGATCGGCGACCCCATATCGGTGGCAACGCCTTCGATCATCTCGATGAGGCCGGCATCCTCATCCACAAATATGGCCCGCACATCTTCCACACCAATTCGGCGCAGATCGTCGATTATCTCTCGCAGTTCACCGAGTGGCGCGCCTACGAGCATCGCGTGCTCGCCGATGTCGGCGACGGCAAGCTTGTGCCGATGCCGATCAACCGAACCACGCTCAATCTGCTCTACGATGCGAACCTGAAGACCGACGAGGATGCAGCCGCCTTCCTGGCGGATCGCGCCGAGCCGGTCGACGTCGTGCGCACCTCGGCGGACGTGGTGATCTCGGCAGTCGGCCGCGAGCTCTACGAGACCTTCTTCCAGGGCTATACCCGCAAGCAATGGGGGATGGATCCGAGCGAGCTCGACAAGTCGGTTACCGCGCGCGTCCCCACCCGCACCAATATCGACGACCGCTATTTCACCGATACCTTCCAGCAGATGCCGGCGGAGGGCTATACGCGCATGTTCGAGCGGATGCTCGATCATCCCAATATCGATCTGCTGCTCGGCGTCGACTATCTCGACGTACGCTCGGCCTATCCGCACGCGCATCTGGTCTTCACCGGCCCGATCGACGAATATTTCGACCATCGCTACGGCAAGCTGCCCTATCGTTCGCTGCGCTTCGAGCATCGCAATGTCGACCAGGCGAAGTTCCAGGATGTCGCGGTGGTGAACTATCCGCAGGAGTCGGTCGCTTACACTCGCGTCACCGAATATAAGCATATGACCGGCCAGGAAGCATCAAGCACCAGCCTGACCTACGAATATCCGGCCGCGGAAGGCGATCCTTATTATCCGATCCCGCGCGAGGAGAATCAGGCGCTGTTCAAGCGCTACGAAGCGCTCGCGCTGGCCGAATCCAACGTGACCTTCGTCGGGCGGCTCGCCACCTATCGCTATTATAATATGGACCAGGTCGTCGGCCAGGCGCTGGCAACCTATCGCCGCCTCGCCGAGAAGCTCGACGCTCCCGCACTGGAAATGGCCCCGCCCGAGACCGCCGCGGCGGCCTAG
- the xth gene encoding exodeoxyribonuclease III, whose amino-acid sequence MRIATYNVNGVNGRLPVLLRWLEETQPDVVCLQELKAPDEKFPEKAIRDAGYGAIWHGQKSWNGVAMLARGCDPVETRRGLPGDPDPSQSRYIEAAVEGVLIAGLYLPNGNPRPGPKFDYKRAWFDALIAHAGTLFAMGAPVVIAGDYNVMPTELDVYKPERWGEDALFAPEIRAAFGQMMDQGWTDALRALHPGETIYTFWDYFRNAYTRNAGMRIDHLLLNAPAAKRLAAADVDHFVRGWEKSSDHAPVWVELG is encoded by the coding sequence ATGAGGATTGCCACCTATAACGTCAACGGCGTCAACGGCCGGCTGCCGGTGCTGCTGCGCTGGCTGGAAGAGACGCAGCCCGATGTCGTGTGCCTGCAGGAGCTGAAGGCGCCCGACGAGAAATTCCCGGAGAAAGCGATTCGCGACGCGGGGTACGGCGCGATCTGGCACGGGCAGAAGAGCTGGAACGGGGTGGCGATGCTGGCGCGCGGCTGCGACCCGGTCGAAACCCGGCGCGGGCTGCCGGGCGATCCCGACCCGAGCCAGAGCCGCTATATCGAGGCGGCGGTGGAAGGCGTGCTGATCGCCGGGCTCTATCTGCCCAACGGCAATCCCCGGCCGGGCCCCAAGTTCGACTATAAGCGCGCCTGGTTCGATGCGCTGATCGCGCATGCCGGGACGCTGTTCGCGATGGGCGCGCCGGTGGTGATCGCGGGGGACTATAATGTGATGCCGACCGAGCTGGACGTCTACAAGCCGGAGCGCTGGGGGGAAGACGCCTTGTTCGCGCCCGAGATTCGCGCCGCCTTCGGGCAAATGATGGATCAGGGCTGGACCGATGCGCTACGCGCGCTGCATCCGGGCGAGACGATCTACACCTTCTGGGATTATTTCCGGAACGCCTATACCCGCAACGCCGGGATGCGGATCGATCATCTGCTACTCAACGCGCCCGCCGCCAAACGGCTGGCCGCCGCGGACGTCGATCACTTCGTCCGCGGCTGGGAAAAGAGCAGCGACCATGCGCCGGTGTGGGTGGAACTCGGCTAG